A DNA window from Pseudomonas resinovorans NBRC 106553 contains the following coding sequences:
- a CDS encoding ABC transporter substrate-binding protein, with protein sequence MRHYLLHGLAYLLALTSAALIAIEVHADEGLEVRIGYLAWEPERGPLLSNVIPEPLDAGLRGAELAIIDSNSTGRFLKQRYNLDAAPSATPEALLARARALHDQGLRLFVVNAPAEQLLQLADALPDSLLFNAGSASDELRGAQCRANLLHSLPNRAMLADALAQFLAVRRWQRWLLVTGSTADDQAYAAALRRAAARFGGKIVGEKPWTFDNDQRRSAQADIPLFTQASEYDVVLVADERGDFGEYLPYNTWYPRPVAGTQGLTPTGWHKTVETYGAAQLQKRFEELAGRWMNDRDFAAWIAVRSIASAVTRLKTADAQAIRKLALSADLPLDGFKGRKLSYRDWDGQLRQPIPLVHPRALVSTSPQEGFLHPTSELDSLGFDRPETACKAFAGS encoded by the coding sequence ATGCGTCATTACCTGCTCCACGGCCTGGCCTACCTGCTGGCCCTCACCAGCGCCGCCCTGATCGCCATCGAAGTCCACGCCGATGAAGGCCTGGAGGTGCGCATCGGCTACCTGGCCTGGGAGCCGGAGCGCGGCCCGCTGCTGTCCAATGTCATCCCAGAGCCCCTTGATGCCGGCCTGCGCGGCGCCGAGCTGGCGATCATCGACAGCAACAGCACCGGGCGCTTCCTCAAGCAGCGCTACAACCTGGACGCCGCGCCCAGCGCCACCCCGGAGGCGCTGTTGGCCCGCGCCCGCGCCCTGCATGACCAGGGCCTGCGCCTGTTCGTGGTCAACGCCCCGGCCGAGCAACTGCTGCAACTGGCCGACGCCCTGCCCGACAGCCTGCTGTTCAACGCCGGCAGCGCCAGCGACGAGCTGCGCGGCGCCCAATGCCGCGCCAACCTGCTGCACAGCCTGCCCAACCGCGCCATGCTGGCCGACGCCCTGGCCCAGTTTCTCGCCGTGCGCCGCTGGCAGCGCTGGCTGCTGGTGACCGGCAGCACCGCCGACGACCAGGCCTACGCCGCCGCACTGCGCCGCGCCGCCGCACGCTTCGGTGGCAAGATAGTCGGCGAGAAGCCCTGGACCTTCGACAACGACCAGCGCCGCAGCGCCCAGGCCGACATACCGCTGTTCACCCAGGCCAGCGAGTACGACGTGGTGCTGGTGGCGGACGAGCGCGGCGACTTCGGCGAATACCTGCCCTACAACACTTGGTACCCGCGCCCGGTGGCCGGCACCCAGGGCCTGACGCCCACCGGCTGGCACAAGACGGTGGAGACCTACGGCGCCGCCCAGTTGCAGAAGCGCTTCGAGGAACTGGCCGGGCGCTGGATGAACGACCGCGACTTCGCCGCCTGGATCGCCGTGCGCAGCATCGCCAGCGCCGTCACCCGCCTGAAAACGGCCGACGCCCAGGCCATTCGCAAACTGGCGTTGTCAGCCGACCTGCCGCTGGACGGCTTCAAGGGCCGCAAGCTGAGCTACCGCGACTGGGACGGCCAGTTGCGCCAACCCATTCCCCTGGTCCACCCCCGCGCCCTGGTGAGCACCTCGCCCCAGGAAGGCTTCCTGCACCCCACCAGCGAACTCGACAGCCTCGGCTTCGACCGCCCGGAAACCGCCTGCAAGGCCTTCGCCGGCTCCTGA
- a CDS encoding Bro-N domain-containing protein: protein MTDYRIPTRFQRFRLPLRALLIDDRPWFVSRDLARLASIRTDTDFTRKLDDDQLRDELIRLEDGGFSLERLVNESGLHQLLLVHYFHPEHRSLRRWISDEVVPALGRQSSPAQQPRRRLLSWQGQPLNLMEWQGSLWIRFEDMPRLRGEVPERKALS, encoded by the coding sequence ATGACTGACTACCGCATCCCCACCCGCTTCCAGCGCTTTCGCCTGCCCCTGCGCGCCCTGCTCATCGACGACCGCCCCTGGTTCGTCAGCCGCGACCTGGCCAGGCTCGCCAGCATTCGCACCGATACCGACTTCACCCGCAAGCTGGACGATGACCAGCTGCGCGACGAGCTGATCCGCCTGGAAGACGGCGGCTTCAGCCTGGAGCGGCTGGTGAACGAGAGCGGCCTGCACCAGTTGCTGCTGGTGCACTACTTCCACCCGGAACACCGCAGCCTGCGCCGCTGGATCAGCGACGAGGTGGTGCCGGCCCTCGGCCGCCAATCCAGCCCAGCCCAGCAACCGCGCCGCCGGCTTTTGAGCTGGCAGGGCCAGCCGCTGAACCTGATGGAGTGGCAGGGTTCGTTGTGGATTCGCTTTGAAGACATGCCGCGCCTGCGCGGCGAGGTGCCGGAGCGCAAGGCGCTGTCGTGA
- a CDS encoding response regulator transcription factor — translation MYKILIADDHPLFREAIHNVISDGFPESEVMETADLDSALLLTQEHDDLDLILLDLNMPGMHGLNGLINLRNEAPTVPVVIVSAEQDKQVVLQAITYGAVGFITKSSPRAQMTDAIEQILNGNVYLPSDIIRTQKSSPRRHHDESVIAPELLQALTRKQLLVLERMTKGESNKQIAYNLDIAETTVKAHVSAILRKLNVHNRVQAILSAGDIDFAAYLRR, via the coding sequence GTGTACAAGATTCTGATTGCCGACGACCACCCGCTGTTCCGCGAGGCCATCCACAACGTCATCAGCGACGGCTTCCCGGAAAGCGAAGTGATGGAAACCGCCGACCTGGACAGCGCCCTGCTGCTGACCCAGGAACACGACGACCTGGATCTGATCCTGCTGGACCTGAACATGCCCGGCATGCACGGCCTGAACGGCCTGATCAACCTGCGCAACGAGGCGCCCACCGTGCCGGTGGTGATCGTCTCGGCCGAACAGGACAAGCAGGTGGTGCTGCAGGCCATCACCTACGGGGCGGTGGGCTTCATCACCAAGTCCTCGCCACGGGCGCAGATGACCGACGCCATCGAGCAGATCCTCAACGGCAACGTCTACCTGCCCTCCGACATCATCCGCACCCAGAAGTCCTCGCCCCGCCGCCACCACGACGAATCGGTCATTGCGCCGGAACTGCTGCAGGCCCTGACCCGCAAGCAGCTGCTGGTGCTGGAACGCATGACCAAGGGCGAATCCAACAAGCAGATCGCCTACAACCTGGACATCGCCGAGACCACGGTGAAGGCCCACGTCTCGGCCATCCTGCGCAAGCTCAACGTGCACAACCGGGTGCAGGCCATCCTCTCGGCCGGCGATATCGACTTCGCCGCCTACCTGCGTCGCTGA
- a CDS encoding ABC transporter permease, with protein sequence MTAYWHCLRGILLREWLRFVLQRTRFLSALVRPLLWLLVFAAGFRAALGISIIEPYDTYIPYETYIVPGLACMILLFNGMQGSLSMVYDREMGSMRLLLTSPLPRPFLLAAKLLATALVSLLQVYAFLAIAWLYGVQPPAFGLVAAFPALLLAALLLSALGLLLSNGIRQLENFAGVMNFVIFPLFFLSSALYPLWKMQEASQWLYWLCALNPFTHAVEMVRFALYGRFNALAVGVCLGLTALFALAAVLSFNPQHAALRKAG encoded by the coding sequence ATGACCGCCTACTGGCACTGCCTGCGCGGCATCCTGCTGCGCGAATGGCTGCGCTTCGTGCTGCAGCGCACCCGTTTCCTCAGCGCCCTGGTGCGCCCGCTGCTGTGGCTGCTGGTGTTCGCCGCCGGTTTTCGCGCGGCCCTGGGGATTTCCATCATCGAGCCCTACGACACCTACATCCCCTACGAGACCTACATCGTCCCCGGCCTGGCCTGCATGATCCTGCTGTTCAACGGCATGCAGGGCTCGCTGTCGATGGTCTACGACCGCGAGATGGGCAGCATGCGCCTCTTGCTCACCAGCCCCCTGCCCCGACCCTTCCTGCTGGCGGCCAAGCTGCTGGCCACGGCGCTGGTGTCGTTGCTGCAGGTCTACGCCTTCCTCGCCATCGCCTGGCTCTACGGCGTGCAGCCGCCGGCCTTCGGCCTGGTGGCGGCCTTCCCCGCCCTGCTGCTGGCGGCCCTGCTGCTGAGTGCCCTGGGGCTGCTGTTGTCCAATGGCATCCGCCAGTTGGAGAACTTCGCCGGGGTGATGAATTTCGTGATCTTCCCGCTGTTCTTCCTTTCCTCGGCGCTCTACCCGTTGTGGAAGATGCAGGAGGCCAGCCAGTGGCTCTATTGGCTCTGTGCGCTGAACCCCTTCACTCATGCGGTGGAGATGGTGCGCTTCGCCCTCTACGGACGCTTCAACGCCCTGGCGGTGGGCGTGTGCCTGGGGCTTACCGCGCTCTTCGCCCTGGCCGCGGTGCTGAGCTTCAACCCCCAGCACGCGGCCCTGCGCAAGGCCGGTTGA
- a CDS encoding sensor histidine kinase has translation MSALWRINLLVTLFFLLVGAACLALMLRQAGQDVRRELAAAEAVADYLRGAALRDPAALQGHLSGNLRHVRVHRLDQPTSEPEPGPLQRALGHWLYPAGDTEGETLLLADGSRVRISVDPRDEVDEIRDSLQQLLLLFAMALGLSLLVIHWAVRRGLRVLDELLAALQQVSHGDLQARLPPHSSAESQRLAGHFNRMAASLERVKAENAELTQALLALQERERRQLAQALHDDLGQYLAGIRAQLFLLRSMSGQLPLVQRTAQALESNCQHLQEGFRTLVRDLYPVVLERLELTDAIRLLGQQWQQAHGIACRMQLDEALPALSGEAKAHLYRLLQEALTNVARHAGAGEVRIRLRAGRHRLRLVVRDNGRGAEHLGTGGIGLRSMRERARCLGGELRLLTRPGAGLVVQLNVPLEGDRA, from the coding sequence ATGTCCGCACTCTGGCGGATCAACCTCCTCGTGACCCTGTTCTTCCTGCTGGTGGGCGCTGCCTGCCTGGCCCTGATGCTGCGTCAGGCCGGCCAGGACGTGCGCCGCGAACTGGCCGCCGCCGAGGCGGTGGCCGACTACCTGCGTGGCGCCGCCCTGCGCGACCCGGCGGCGCTGCAGGGGCACCTCAGCGGCAACCTGCGCCATGTGCGGGTGCACCGTCTCGACCAGCCGACCTCGGAGCCTGAACCCGGCCCGCTGCAGCGGGCCCTGGGCCACTGGCTGTATCCGGCAGGGGACACCGAGGGCGAGACGCTGCTGCTGGCGGATGGCAGCCGGGTGCGGATCAGCGTCGACCCCCGCGACGAAGTGGACGAAATCCGCGACTCCCTGCAGCAACTGCTGCTGCTCTTCGCAATGGCCCTGGGCCTCAGCCTGCTGGTGATCCACTGGGCGGTGCGGCGCGGCCTGCGGGTGCTCGACGAACTGCTGGCCGCCCTGCAGCAGGTGTCCCATGGCGACCTGCAAGCGCGCCTGCCGCCGCATTCCTCGGCCGAGTCCCAGCGGCTGGCCGGGCACTTCAACCGCATGGCCGCCTCCCTGGAACGGGTCAAGGCGGAGAACGCCGAACTCACCCAGGCCCTGCTGGCGTTGCAGGAGCGCGAGCGCCGGCAACTGGCCCAGGCCCTGCACGACGACCTGGGCCAATACCTGGCGGGCATCCGCGCGCAGCTGTTCCTGCTGCGCAGCATGAGTGGCCAGTTGCCCCTGGTGCAGCGCACCGCCCAGGCCCTGGAGAGCAATTGCCAGCACCTGCAGGAGGGCTTCCGCACCCTGGTGCGCGACCTTTATCCGGTGGTACTGGAGCGCCTGGAACTGACCGATGCCATCCGCCTGCTCGGCCAGCAGTGGCAGCAGGCCCACGGCATCGCCTGTCGCATGCAGCTGGACGAAGCGTTGCCGGCGCTTTCCGGGGAGGCCAAGGCCCATCTCTACCGTCTGCTGCAGGAGGCCCTGACCAACGTGGCCCGCCACGCCGGTGCCGGCGAGGTGCGCATTCGCCTGCGGGCCGGCCGGCATCGCCTGCGCCTGGTGGTGCGCGATAACGGCCGTGGCGCCGAACACCTGGGCACTGGCGGCATCGGTCTGCGCTCGATGCGCGAGCGGGCGCGCTGCCTGGGCGGCGAGCTGCGCCTGCTGACCCGTCCTGGCGCGGGCCTGGTCGTGCAGCTCAATGTGCCCCTGGAAGGAGACCGAGCATGA
- a CDS encoding response regulator transcription factor has translation MRILLVDDHAVVRQGYAALLCALLPEVRVSEAGSGEEALHKVQEEIPNLVIVDVGLPGISGLEVTRRLRQRLPQLRVLFFSMHDELPLVRQALDAGAAGYITKSSPPEVLLEAVRRILAGHPYIEQPLATQLACQQRDDPRLRGITQREFEIFVMLARGLPPREIAERLCISSKTVSNYLTLLKSKLQVESQAELVHLAIDTGVLRVAAV, from the coding sequence ATGAGAATCCTGTTGGTGGACGACCATGCCGTGGTGCGCCAGGGCTACGCGGCGCTGCTCTGTGCGCTGTTGCCCGAGGTGCGGGTGAGCGAGGCGGGCAGCGGCGAGGAGGCCCTGCACAAGGTGCAGGAGGAGATTCCCAACCTGGTGATAGTCGATGTAGGCCTGCCCGGCATCAGCGGCCTGGAGGTCACCCGCCGGCTGCGCCAGCGTCTGCCGCAGCTGCGGGTGCTGTTCTTCAGCATGCACGACGAACTGCCGCTGGTGCGCCAGGCCCTGGACGCCGGCGCCGCCGGCTACATCACCAAGAGCTCGCCGCCGGAAGTGCTGCTGGAAGCGGTGCGGCGCATACTTGCCGGCCACCCCTACATCGAACAGCCCCTGGCCACCCAACTGGCCTGCCAGCAACGGGACGACCCGCGCCTGCGCGGCATCACCCAGCGGGAATTCGAGATCTTCGTCATGCTCGCCCGTGGCCTGCCACCCCGGGAAATCGCCGAGCGGCTGTGCATCAGTAGCAAGACCGTGTCCAACTACCTGACCTTGCTCAAAAGCAAGCTGCAGGTGGAGTCCCAGGCCGAGCTGGTGCACCTGGCCATCGACACCGGCGTGCTGCGGGTGGCGGCGGTGTAG
- a CDS encoding EamA family transporter: protein MPAARVLLLTALAMLAFAGNSLLCRLALKETALDAVSFTAIRIASGALMLWLLLRLRRQPLAATGNWRAAAALFVYAAAFSYAYLQLDAGAGALLLFGAVQLCMVVFGLLRGERLNLQQALGFALASGGLVVLLLPGASAPPLTAGLLMLLAGLAWGAYTLLGRQAGVPLAATAGNFIRALPLAALFLLPFMGQLSWDVPGLIYAVLSGALTSGIGYAIWYSALPGLGALQAASVQLSVPVLAALGGALLLGEAISLRLALVSVAVLGGIALVLRAKFQPVVQKA, encoded by the coding sequence ATGCCCGCCGCTCGCGTGCTGCTGCTCACCGCCCTGGCCATGCTGGCCTTCGCCGGCAATTCCCTGCTCTGCCGCCTCGCCCTCAAGGAAACCGCACTGGATGCGGTGAGTTTCACCGCCATCCGCATCGCCTCCGGCGCGCTGATGCTCTGGCTGCTGCTGCGCCTGCGCCGCCAACCCCTGGCGGCCACCGGCAACTGGCGCGCGGCCGCCGCGCTGTTCGTCTACGCCGCGGCCTTCTCCTACGCCTACCTGCAACTGGACGCCGGCGCCGGGGCGCTGCTGCTGTTCGGCGCGGTGCAACTGTGCATGGTGGTGTTCGGATTGCTGCGCGGGGAACGCCTCAACCTGCAGCAGGCACTGGGCTTCGCCCTGGCCAGCGGCGGCCTGGTGGTCCTGCTGTTGCCTGGGGCCAGCGCGCCGCCGCTGACCGCCGGCCTGCTGATGCTGTTGGCGGGTCTTGCCTGGGGCGCCTATACCCTGCTCGGGCGCCAGGCCGGTGTGCCGCTGGCGGCCACCGCGGGCAACTTCATCCGCGCCTTGCCGCTGGCCGCGCTGTTCCTGCTGCCGTTCATGGGCCAGTTGAGCTGGGATGTGCCGGGGCTGATCTACGCCGTGCTGTCCGGCGCCCTGACCTCGGGCATCGGCTACGCCATCTGGTACAGCGCCCTGCCCGGCCTCGGTGCCTTGCAGGCCGCCAGCGTGCAACTGAGCGTCCCGGTGCTCGCCGCCCTCGGCGGCGCCCTGCTGCTGGGCGAAGCCATCAGCCTGCGCCTGGCACTGGTGTCGGTGGCGGTGCTGGGCGGCATCGCCCTGGTGCTGCGCGCGAAGTTCCAACCGGTGGTGCAGAAGGCATAA
- a CDS encoding arylamine N-acetyltransferase, which yields MAKALSNAFQRRIQLDNAVVWTPEGLAQVIDRSLVTMAFDNLSIFDARDTPLTPRYIVEKILIKGQGGLCYELNYLLNRVLRENGVATTLVTGTIFDDEAKDWFTFTDTHVLNIVELNGERYLADIGFGLRSPRTLVPLDGSVVGFDETQYLVTRDDKFNYLNFKKRGEAEWTLGYRFAIDYREASMDALERSRRIMTFEEASPFNKNPLIALFTAEGSQVLTATSCTVVDGKGKTKRAITREEFDAMTREMARPGR from the coding sequence ATGGCCAAGGCCCTCAGCAACGCCTTCCAGCGTCGTATCCAGCTGGACAACGCCGTGGTCTGGACCCCGGAGGGGCTCGCCCAGGTCATCGATCGAAGCCTGGTAACCATGGCCTTCGACAACCTCAGCATCTTCGACGCCCGCGACACGCCGCTGACGCCGCGGTACATCGTCGAGAAGATCCTGATCAAGGGGCAGGGCGGGCTCTGCTACGAGCTCAACTACCTGCTGAATCGGGTCCTGCGCGAGAACGGCGTGGCCACCACGTTGGTCACCGGCACCATCTTCGATGACGAGGCGAAGGACTGGTTCACCTTCACCGATACCCACGTGCTGAACATCGTCGAGCTCAACGGTGAGCGCTACCTGGCCGATATCGGTTTCGGCCTGAGAAGCCCGCGCACCCTGGTGCCCCTGGATGGCAGCGTGGTGGGGTTCGACGAAACCCAGTACCTGGTGACCCGCGATGACAAGTTCAACTACCTGAACTTCAAGAAGCGCGGTGAGGCGGAGTGGACCCTCGGCTACCGCTTCGCCATCGATTACCGGGAGGCGTCCATGGATGCGCTGGAGCGCAGTCGGCGGATCATGACCTTCGAAGAGGCATCGCCCTTCAACAAGAACCCGCTCATCGCCCTCTTCACCGCCGAGGGCAGCCAGGTGCTGACGGCCACGAGCTGCACCGTCGTCGATGGCAAGGGCAAGACCAAGCGGGCGATCACCCGGGAGGAGTTCGACGCCATGACGCGGGAGATGGCCCGCCCGGGCCGTTGA
- a CDS encoding PQQ-dependent catabolism-associated CXXCW motif protein, giving the protein MKRLVACLTCLLLALPAVAGEVPDTPLFSADGYRLTRYRSPTPAQADAGRTLDTAQLQALLAAQPDTRLIDVYRRQWLHGRFIEDEPHANLPGSLWLANAGDGELSPQWQDYFSRNLREASEGSLDRPLVFYCRSDCWASWNAVKRAAALGYRNLYWYRDGIDAWEQAGLPLVPARPAPLP; this is encoded by the coding sequence ATGAAGCGCCTGGTCGCCTGCCTCACCTGCCTGCTCCTGGCACTGCCCGCCGTCGCCGGCGAGGTGCCCGACACTCCGTTGTTCTCCGCCGACGGCTACCGCCTGACGCGCTACCGCAGCCCGACACCCGCCCAGGCCGACGCCGGCCGCACCCTGGATACCGCGCAGCTCCAGGCCCTGCTGGCGGCGCAGCCCGACACCCGGCTGATCGACGTCTACCGCCGCCAGTGGCTGCACGGCCGCTTCATCGAGGACGAACCCCACGCCAACCTGCCGGGCAGCCTGTGGCTGGCCAACGCCGGCGACGGCGAGCTGAGCCCCCAGTGGCAGGACTACTTCAGCCGCAACCTGCGCGAGGCCAGCGAAGGCAGCCTGGACCGCCCCCTGGTGTTCTACTGCCGCTCCGACTGCTGGGCGAGCTGGAATGCGGTCAAGCGCGCCGCCGCACTGGGCTACCGCAACCTCTACTGGTACCGTGACGGCATCGACGCCTGGGAACAGGCCGGCCTGCCGCTGGTGCCCGCCCGTCCCGCTCCCCTCCCCTGA
- a CDS encoding ABC transporter ATP-binding protein, with protein sequence MNALELTDVGFTYGPRPALDGVGFALAPGSFNALLGPNGAGKSTLIALLTRLYDLQRGEIAVFGHSLRREPRKALAQLGVVFQQSTLDLDLSVEQNLRYHAALHGLPGKLATLRIERELERQQLTPRRRDKVRLLNGGHRRRVEIARALLHEPRLLLLDEASAGLDPASRNGLNRHVRQLCREQGVTVLWTTHLLDELQPTDHLLVLQNGRLAADGAAASLGEGGVAAAFERLTA encoded by the coding sequence GTGAACGCCCTGGAACTGACCGACGTGGGCTTCACCTACGGCCCTCGTCCGGCCCTGGATGGGGTCGGCTTCGCCCTGGCGCCGGGCAGCTTCAACGCCCTGCTCGGGCCCAATGGCGCCGGCAAGTCCACCCTGATCGCCCTGCTCACCCGGCTCTACGACCTGCAACGGGGTGAGATCGCCGTATTCGGCCATTCCCTGCGGCGCGAACCGCGCAAGGCCCTGGCCCAGCTGGGGGTAGTGTTCCAGCAGAGCACCCTGGACCTCGACCTGTCGGTGGAACAGAACCTGCGCTACCACGCGGCGCTGCACGGCCTGCCCGGCAAGCTGGCGACACTGCGCATCGAGCGTGAGCTGGAACGCCAGCAACTGACCCCGCGCCGCCGCGACAAGGTGCGCCTGCTCAACGGCGGCCACCGTCGCCGGGTGGAAATCGCCCGCGCCCTGCTCCACGAACCGCGCCTGCTGCTGCTCGACGAAGCCAGCGCCGGCCTCGACCCGGCCAGCCGCAACGGCCTCAATCGCCACGTGCGCCAGCTTTGCCGCGAACAGGGCGTGACGGTGCTCTGGACCACCCACCTGCTGGACGAGCTGCAACCCACCGACCACCTGCTGGTGCTGCAGAATGGCCGCCTGGCGGCCGATGGCGCGGCCGCCAGCCTGGGCGAAGGCGGCGTGGCGGCGGCCTTCGAGCGGTTGACGGCGTGA
- a CDS encoding LLM class flavin-dependent oxidoreductase has translation MSSTTPSFKVGISSIGAHLTDPLTNTKVTEQARIRQLIDMAVQAEAGGLDSYALGESHERGFVSAAHTVILGAIAQATRRITLKSSVTVVSTLDPVRVFEDFATLDLISNGRAQIVAGRGSRIGGFGLLGYSPEDYEALFDEKLDLLTAINRACEAGESLNWQGKFRAPLRNAHFYPRPANGKLPIWHAVGGHSSSAIAAAKRGLPMVLTTLAGDSRSFKQPIDAYRKTAEAAGHAALDMPIVTTSWFHTANTDEQAVQEFYPYFNGMMKELRANSVPIEFLRESLDVSNAMMIGSAQTIIDKLKYQYRLYRQQQFLAHVDTGALPAELVSNNIDVLAKVIAPEIRAFVTKESS, from the coding sequence GTGAGCAGCACAACACCCTCTTTCAAAGTCGGTATTTCATCCATCGGCGCCCATCTAACGGACCCGCTGACCAATACCAAAGTCACCGAACAAGCACGCATCCGCCAATTGATCGATATGGCGGTACAGGCCGAAGCCGGCGGCCTGGATAGTTATGCGCTGGGGGAGAGCCATGAACGTGGTTTCGTCAGCGCCGCCCACACCGTGATTCTCGGAGCCATCGCCCAGGCCACCCGGCGCATCACGCTGAAGAGCTCGGTCACGGTGGTCAGCACCCTGGACCCGGTGCGGGTATTCGAGGACTTCGCAACCCTGGACCTGATCTCCAACGGCCGCGCGCAGATCGTTGCCGGGCGCGGTTCGCGCATTGGCGGTTTCGGCCTGCTGGGTTATTCGCCGGAGGACTACGAGGCGCTGTTCGACGAGAAGCTCGACCTGCTCACGGCCATCAACCGCGCCTGCGAGGCCGGCGAGTCGCTGAACTGGCAAGGCAAGTTCCGCGCACCCTTGCGCAACGCCCATTTCTATCCGCGCCCAGCCAATGGAAAACTCCCGATCTGGCACGCCGTGGGCGGCCATAGCAGCAGCGCCATCGCCGCCGCCAAGCGTGGCCTGCCCATGGTGCTGACCACCCTGGCGGGGGACTCCCGCAGCTTCAAGCAACCCATCGATGCCTACCGGAAGACCGCCGAAGCCGCCGGGCACGCGGCCCTCGATATGCCCATCGTCACCACCAGCTGGTTCCACACGGCGAACACGGACGAGCAGGCGGTGCAGGAGTTTTATCCGTACTTCAACGGCATGATGAAAGAGCTGCGCGCCAACTCCGTGCCCATCGAGTTCCTGCGCGAGTCCCTGGACGTCAGCAACGCCATGATGATCGGCTCGGCGCAAACCATCATCGACAAGCTCAAGTACCAATACCGGCTCTACCGTCAGCAGCAGTTCCTCGCCCACGTGGACACCGGCGCGCTGCCGGCCGAGCTGGTGAGCAACAACATCGATGTGCTGGCCAAGGTCATCGCCCCGGAAATCCGTGCATTCGTTACCAAGGAGTCGAGCTAA
- a CDS encoding YVTN family beta-propeller repeat protein, with amino-acid sequence MSPALTLGSALLLFAGQALAATAYVSNEKDNSISVIDLDTLEVTGSLEVGKRPRGLLLSSDNKLLYICASDSDTVQVMDLATRKIIKELPSGADPEQFALHPNDRWLYISNEDDALVTVVDTQSDQVLAQIDVGVEPEGMAVSPDGKWAINTSETTNMLHWIDTSTQQLVDNTLVDQRPRHVEFSHDGKQLWASAEIGGTVTVVDVPSRQVQKVLKFQIKGVHPDKVQPVGVKLTRDGKYAFVALGPANHVAVVDAKTYEVLDYLLVGRRVWHLAFTPDEKRLLATNGISGDVSVIDVDDLKVTKSIKVGRYPWGVAVTP; translated from the coding sequence ATGTCCCCCGCCCTCACCCTCGGCTCCGCCCTGCTGCTGTTCGCCGGCCAGGCCCTGGCCGCCACCGCCTATGTGTCCAACGAAAAGGACAACAGTATCAGCGTGATCGACCTCGACACCCTGGAGGTCACCGGCAGCCTGGAGGTGGGCAAGCGCCCGCGCGGCCTGCTGCTGTCCAGCGACAACAAGCTGCTGTACATCTGCGCCAGCGACTCGGACACGGTGCAGGTGATGGACCTGGCCACCCGCAAGATCATCAAGGAGCTGCCCTCCGGCGCCGACCCCGAGCAGTTCGCCCTGCACCCCAACGACCGCTGGCTGTACATCTCCAACGAGGACGATGCGCTGGTGACGGTGGTGGACACCCAGAGCGACCAGGTGCTGGCGCAGATAGACGTGGGGGTTGAACCCGAGGGGATGGCGGTGAGCCCGGACGGCAAGTGGGCGATCAACACCAGCGAAACCACCAACATGCTGCACTGGATCGACACCTCCACCCAGCAGCTGGTGGACAACACCCTGGTGGACCAGCGCCCGCGCCACGTGGAGTTCAGCCACGACGGCAAGCAGCTCTGGGCCTCGGCGGAAATCGGCGGCACGGTCACGGTGGTGGATGTGCCCAGCCGCCAGGTGCAGAAGGTGCTGAAGTTCCAGATCAAGGGTGTGCACCCGGACAAGGTGCAGCCGGTGGGGGTCAAGCTGACCCGCGACGGCAAGTACGCCTTCGTCGCCCTGGGCCCGGCCAACCATGTGGCGGTGGTGGATGCGAAAACCTACGAGGTGCTGGACTACCTGCTGGTGGGCCGGCGCGTCTGGCACCTGGCGTTCACTCCCGATGAGAAGCGCCTGCTGGCCACCAACGGCATCAGCGGCGACGTGTCGGTGATAGACGTGGACGACCTCAAGGTCACCAAGTCGATCAAGGTCGGCCGCTACCCCTGGGGTGTGGCGGTGACCCCGTGA